TGGCAGAAAATATCCCAACGCATGAGTAATTCGCTTTTCGAAACCCTTCAGCAGGATGTTAAACGGCTACCCGGATTGCCGGGGGTGTATCGCTTCTTTGATGAAGCGGGAAACATTTTGTATGTAGGCAAAGCGCGTAACCTTAAAAAGCGGGTATCGAGTTATTTTCAGTGTACACAGCTATCACCGCGTATTGAGCTGATGGTGGGCAAAATTGCCCGCTATGAAACTACAGTAACACGGACTGAAACAGAAGCCCTCATTCTAGAGAACAATCTCATTAAAGAGTTGGCTCCGCCTTTTAATATTCTGTTCCGCGACGACAAGTCTTATCCGTATGTGATGTTAACGGGGCATCAGTTTCCACGTTTAGCATCTTATCGCGGAAAAGTGGATAAACGTAATCATTACTTCGGGCCGTTCCCCAATAGCTGGGCTGTGCGCAATAGTGTGCAGATTTTGCAAAAAGTATTTCGCTTAAGAACTTGCGAAGACTCTGTGTTTAAAAATCGGAGTCGTCCTTGTTTATTGCATCAAATTCATCGTTGTAGCGCCCCGTGCGTTGGGCGTCTGAGTGTAGAACAGTATGGGCAGGATGTGGCCCAGGCAACGCGCTTTCTAGAGGGCGATCACTCTCGCGTTTTATCGGAGCTTGAAAAAGAGATGCATGCCCACAGCGAAGCGATGGAATTTGAAATGGCTGCAGTATTACGTGATCGGATTGCTGATCTCTCGAGTGTTTTGCAGCAGCAAGCTATGGATACAGTTGCTGAAGGCGAAGGTGATGTTGACATCATTGCTGTAGCGCAAATGGAAGGCATGGTTTGTGTCAATTTAGCCATGGTGCGTGGCGGCCGCCATTTGGGTGATAGAGCGTATTTTCCTAAAGGGTTACGAACAACATCTGGTCAACTTCCGGAGCCTACAGAAATTTTAGAGGCCTTCATCGCGCAGCATTATTTAGAGGAGCCTAGTTATGGTGAAGGCTCGCCAAGCAACTTAATCCCACCGGTATTAGTTTTAAATCATCCGCTGCGATCTACTGGCGATGATGTGACTCAGCTTGACGACGCTCCACCTGAAGATCTCCATGAT
This genomic interval from Polynucleobacter necessarius contains the following:
- the uvrC gene encoding excinuclease ABC subunit UvrC, whose protein sequence is MSNSLFETLQQDVKRLPGLPGVYRFFDEAGNILYVGKARNLKKRVSSYFQCTQLSPRIELMVGKIARYETTVTRTETEALILENNLIKELAPPFNILFRDDKSYPYVMLTGHQFPRLASYRGKVDKRNHYFGPFPNSWAVRNSVQILQKVFRLRTCEDSVFKNRSRPCLLHQIHRCSAPCVGRLSVEQYGQDVAQATRFLEGDHSRVLSELEKEMHAHSEAMEFEMAAVLRDRIADLSSVLQQQAMDTVAEGEGDVDIIAVAQMEGMVCVNLAMVRGGRHLGDRAYFPKGLRTTSGQLPEPTEILEAFIAQHYLEEPSYGEGSPSNLIPPVLVLNHPLRSTGDDVTQLDDAPPEDLHDLLNAQAGKKITFLHQPQGQRRHWLAMAEGNAKLALTKRLVETGGQLARARALVDILGLDIEGLEHLRIECFDISHTSGEATQASCVVYSKNAMQSGEYRRFNINDITPGDDYAAMRQVLQRRYANFQELPPEKMPQVILIDGGKGQVEMARQVLSEFGMDVGLIAGVAKGEGRKVGLETLIFADGREPLALGIDSAALLLIAQIRDEAHRFAITGMRAKRAKARTVSRLEEIEGIGAKRRQKLLARFGGLKGVANASVEEIASVEGVSITLAEQIYRQLH